A single window of Channa argus isolate prfri chromosome 10, Channa argus male v1.0, whole genome shotgun sequence DNA harbors:
- the ganabb gene encoding neutral alpha-glucosidase AB isoform X4, which yields MGGASRIFKMATFTERMAPVLVLCLALCLSVTLAVDKGNFKTCDQSAFCKRQRALKPGESPYRALLETMELTNTRLTLQLINDNNKVRLLLELYRLQGNITRVKINELKPLKPRYEVPDVLIREPPTEPLSLLSQDENGVVLSLGAKSQRVIVSVRPFRLDIMEGRDVLMSLNSRGLLAFEHLRMRKDTSQADPEAEKKEEADMATQAETTKEEEEKVDDGMWEETFKSHSDSKPNGPSAVSLDFSLPGVEHVYGIPEHADTLRLKTTDNGDPYRLYNLDVFQYELYNPMALYGAVPVMLAHSAQRTTGIFWLNAAETWVDISSNTAGKTVFGKMLDYVQGSSETPQTDVRWISESGIIDVFIMIGPTPKDVFSQYASLTGTQSFPPLASLGYHQCRWNYNDQEDVQAVDTGFDDHDIPYDFIWLDIEHTDGKRYFTWDPHKFATPKEMLQGLMDKRRKMVAIVDPHIKVDSNYKIHNEIRSRGFYIKNKDGGDYEGWCWPGSAGYPDFFRADMRAWWASMFAYDQYEGSMENLYTWNDMNEPSVFNGPEVTMHKDAVHGAWEHRDVHNLYGFYVQMATADGLIQRSGGTERPFVLTRAFFAGSQRYGAVWTGDNAAEWDHLKISVPMCLSLGLVGISFCGADVGGFFKSPSTELLVRWYQTGAYQPFFRAHAHLDTPRREPWLFGPENTALIREVVRQRYTLLPYWYQQFYQAHRTGQPVMRPLWVEYPQDPSTFALDDEFLIGRDLLVHPVTEEGARGVTAYLPGKGEVWFDVHTFQKHNGAQNLYIPVTISSIPVFQRGGSIIPRKLRVRRSSSCMEHDPYTLFVALNLQRTAEGELYIDDGHTFNYEKKEFIYRRLSFANNILSSVNLAPDAHFTTRSWIERIVILGASKPSKVTVRTADGQESQVEFEFDASMSVLTLRKPGMNAGADWTLKLE from the exons ATGGGCGGAGCTTCGCGCATATTCAAGATGGCCACCTTCACTGAAAG GATGGCACCTGTCTTGGTGCTTTGTTTGGCTTTGTGCCTCAGTGTTACGCTGGCTGTGGACAAGGGCAACTTCAAGACCTGTGACCAGAGTGCCTTCTGCAA aCGTCAGCGAGCATTAAAACCTGGTGAGTCTCCCTATCGCGCCTTGCTGGAGACCATGGAGCTGACAAACACCAGACTGACCCTGCAGCtcattaatgataataataag GTGCGTCTGCTGCTTGAGCTCTACCGTCTCCAGGGAAACATAACGAGGGTAAAGATTAATGAGCTGAAGCCACTGAAGCCCCGCTATGAGGTCCCAGACGTACTCATCAGGGAGCCCCCCACAGAGCC CCTGTCTCTCTTGTCTCAGGATGAGAACGGGGTAGTGCTTTCCCTGGGTGCAAAGTCTCAGAGGGTCATTGTCAGCGTCAGGCCCTTCCGACTGGACATCATGGAGGGACGTGACGTGCTGATGTCACTGAACTCACGTGGCCTGCTGGCCTTTGAGCACCTGAGGATGCGCAAGGACAC CAGTCAGGCAGACCCAGAGGctgagaagaaagaggaagctGATATGGCAACCCAGGCTGAG ACCacaaaggaagaggaagagaaagtagATGATGggatgtgggaggaaaccttTAAATCACACTCAGATAGCAAACCTAATG GTCCATCTGCTGTTAGTTTAGACTTTTCATTGCCAGGGGTGGAGCACGTTTACGGCATCCCAGAACATGCTGACACTCTCAGGCTTAAAACTACAGA taATGGAGATCCATATCGGCTCTATAATCTGGATGTGTTCCAGTATGAGCTGTATAATCCTATGGCCCTGTACGGGGCTGTACCAGTTATGTTGGCGCACAGTGCCCAGCGGACCACAGGTATCTTCTGGTTGAATGCTGCAGAAACCTGGGTTGACATCAGCTCCAACACAGCTGGAAAG ACGGTGTTTGGGAAAATGTTGGATTATGTTCAGGGCTCTAGTGAGACGCCACAGACGGATGTGCGTTGGATATCCGAAAGTGGTATTATCGATGTCTTCATTATGATTGGACCAACGCCCAAAGACGTCTTCTCTCAGTACGCCTCCCTTACAG GCACCCAGTCCTTCCCTCCTCTGGCTTCCCTTGGCTACCATCAGTGCCGCTGGAACTACAACGACCAGGAAGATGTGCAGGCAGTGGATACAGGCTTTGACGACCATGACATTCCCTATGACTTCATCTGGCTTGACATTGAACACACAGATGGGAAGCGCTACTTCACTTGGGATCCACACAAGTTTGCAACACCAAAGGAAATGTTGCAAGGTCTCATGGACAAGAGGCGCAAG ATGGTGGCCATTGTGGATCCTCATATAAAGGTAGACAGCAACTACAAGATCCATAATGAAATCCGCTCTCGGGGTTTCTATATCAAGAATAAAGATGGTGGAGACTATGAGGGCTGGTGCTGGCCTG GAAGTGCTGGCTATCCAGACTTCTTCCGTGCAGACATGAGGGCCTGGTGGGCCAGCATGTTTGCCTATGACCAGTATGAG GGTTCAATGGAGAACCTGTACACATGGAACGACATGAATGAGCCATCAGTCTTCAATGGGCCAGAGGTCACAATGCACAAGGATGCTGTCCACGGAGCCTGGGAACATCGTGACGTGCACAACCTCTATGGCTTCTATGTG CAAATGGCCACAGCAGACGGTTTGATCCAGAGGTCAGGAGGTACAGAGCGACCATTTGTCCTGACTAGAGCTTTTTTTGCTGGGTCACAGCGCTATG GTGCTGTATGGACAGGAGACAATGCTGCTGAGTGGGACCATCTGAAGATCTCTGTTCCCATGTGTCTGAGCCTGGGTTTGGTTGGAATCTCTTTCTGTGGTG CTGATGTGGGTGGTTTCTTCAAATCTCCGAGCACTGAGCTGCTGGTCCGTTGGTACCAAACTGGGGCATACCAGCCATTCTTCAGAGCCCATGCCCACTTAGACACACCCCGCCGTGAGCCCTGGCTGTTTGGTCCAGAAAACACAGCTTTAATCCGTGAAGTGGTGCGTCAGCGCTACACCCTCCTCCCCTACTGGTACCAGCAGTTCTACCAGGCACACCGCACTGGACAGCCCGTCATGAG ACCACTTTGGGTGGAGTATCCTCAGGATCCTAGTACTTTTGCTCTAGATGACGAGTTCTTGATCG GGAGAGACTTGTTGGTCCACCCAGTGACTGAGGAGGGAGCCAGGGGAGTCACCGCCTACCTGCCTGGGAAAGGCGAG GTTTGGTTTGATGTCCACACTTTCCAGAAGCACAATGGGGCCCAAAACCTTTACATTCCTGTGACCATTAGTTCT ATCCCTGTTTTCCAGCGTGGTGGTTCAATTATTCCTAGGAAGCTGCGTGTTCGCAGGTCCTCCTCCTGCATGGAGCATGATCCATACACTCTATTTGTGGCTCTTAATCTTCAG AGAACTGCAGAGGGTGAACTCTACATAGACGATGGCCACACATTTAACTATGAAAAGAAGGAGTTTATCTACAGGAGGCTGTCATTTGCCAACAACATCCTCTCTTCTGT TAATCTTGCTCCGGACGCCCATTTTACGACTCGCTCCTGGATTGAGCGTATTGTCATACTGGGAGCCAGTAAGCCCAGCAAGGTTACGGTTAGGACTGCTG atggTCAGGAGAGCCAGGTTgagtttgaatttgatgcctCTATGTCTGTGTTGACTCTACGCAAGCCTGGCATGAATGCAGGGGCAGACTGGACTTTGAAACTCGAGTAA
- the ganabb gene encoding neutral alpha-glucosidase AB isoform X1 translates to MGGASRIFKMATFTERMAPVLVLCLALCLSVTLAVDKGNFKTCDQSAFCKRQRALKPGESPYRALLETMELTNTRLTLQLINDNNKVRLLLELYRLQGNITRVKINELKPLKPRYEVPDVLIREPPTEPLSLLSQDENGVVLSLGAKSQRVIVSVRPFRLDIMEGRDVLMSLNSRGLLAFEHLRMRKDTFSYKVTSTVASVWDNIKRVFTSSQADPEAEKKEEADMATQAETTKEEEEKVDDGMWEETFKSHSDSKPNGPSAVSLDFSLPGVEHVYGIPEHADTLRLKTTDNGDPYRLYNLDVFQYELYNPMALYGAVPVMLAHSAQRTTGIFWLNAAETWVDISSNTAGKTVFGKMLDYVQGSSETPQTDVRWISESGIIDVFIMIGPTPKDVFSQYASLTGTQSFPPLASLGYHQCRWNYNDQEDVQAVDTGFDDHDIPYDFIWLDIEHTDGKRYFTWDPHKFATPKEMLQGLMDKRRKMVAIVDPHIKVDSNYKIHNEIRSRGFYIKNKDGGDYEGWCWPGSAGYPDFFRADMRAWWASMFAYDQYEGSMENLYTWNDMNEPSVFNGPEVTMHKDAVHGAWEHRDVHNLYGFYVQMATADGLIQRSGGTERPFVLTRAFFAGSQRYGAVWTGDNAAEWDHLKISVPMCLSLGLVGISFCGADVGGFFKSPSTELLVRWYQTGAYQPFFRAHAHLDTPRREPWLFGPENTALIREVVRQRYTLLPYWYQQFYQAHRTGQPVMRPLWVEYPQDPSTFALDDEFLIGRDLLVHPVTEEGARGVTAYLPGKGEVWFDVHTFQKHNGAQNLYIPVTISSIPVFQRGGSIIPRKLRVRRSSSCMEHDPYTLFVALNLQRTAEGELYIDDGHTFNYEKKEFIYRRLSFANNILSSVNLAPDAHFTTRSWIERIVILGASKPSKVTVRTADGQESQVEFEFDASMSVLTLRKPGMNAGADWTLKLE, encoded by the exons ATGGGCGGAGCTTCGCGCATATTCAAGATGGCCACCTTCACTGAAAG GATGGCACCTGTCTTGGTGCTTTGTTTGGCTTTGTGCCTCAGTGTTACGCTGGCTGTGGACAAGGGCAACTTCAAGACCTGTGACCAGAGTGCCTTCTGCAA aCGTCAGCGAGCATTAAAACCTGGTGAGTCTCCCTATCGCGCCTTGCTGGAGACCATGGAGCTGACAAACACCAGACTGACCCTGCAGCtcattaatgataataataag GTGCGTCTGCTGCTTGAGCTCTACCGTCTCCAGGGAAACATAACGAGGGTAAAGATTAATGAGCTGAAGCCACTGAAGCCCCGCTATGAGGTCCCAGACGTACTCATCAGGGAGCCCCCCACAGAGCC CCTGTCTCTCTTGTCTCAGGATGAGAACGGGGTAGTGCTTTCCCTGGGTGCAAAGTCTCAGAGGGTCATTGTCAGCGTCAGGCCCTTCCGACTGGACATCATGGAGGGACGTGACGTGCTGATGTCACTGAACTCACGTGGCCTGCTGGCCTTTGAGCACCTGAGGATGCGCAAGGACAC TTTCTCCTATAAAGTAACTAGCACAGTGGCTAGCGTGTGGGATAATATCAAGAGGGTATTCACTAG CAGTCAGGCAGACCCAGAGGctgagaagaaagaggaagctGATATGGCAACCCAGGCTGAG ACCacaaaggaagaggaagagaaagtagATGATGggatgtgggaggaaaccttTAAATCACACTCAGATAGCAAACCTAATG GTCCATCTGCTGTTAGTTTAGACTTTTCATTGCCAGGGGTGGAGCACGTTTACGGCATCCCAGAACATGCTGACACTCTCAGGCTTAAAACTACAGA taATGGAGATCCATATCGGCTCTATAATCTGGATGTGTTCCAGTATGAGCTGTATAATCCTATGGCCCTGTACGGGGCTGTACCAGTTATGTTGGCGCACAGTGCCCAGCGGACCACAGGTATCTTCTGGTTGAATGCTGCAGAAACCTGGGTTGACATCAGCTCCAACACAGCTGGAAAG ACGGTGTTTGGGAAAATGTTGGATTATGTTCAGGGCTCTAGTGAGACGCCACAGACGGATGTGCGTTGGATATCCGAAAGTGGTATTATCGATGTCTTCATTATGATTGGACCAACGCCCAAAGACGTCTTCTCTCAGTACGCCTCCCTTACAG GCACCCAGTCCTTCCCTCCTCTGGCTTCCCTTGGCTACCATCAGTGCCGCTGGAACTACAACGACCAGGAAGATGTGCAGGCAGTGGATACAGGCTTTGACGACCATGACATTCCCTATGACTTCATCTGGCTTGACATTGAACACACAGATGGGAAGCGCTACTTCACTTGGGATCCACACAAGTTTGCAACACCAAAGGAAATGTTGCAAGGTCTCATGGACAAGAGGCGCAAG ATGGTGGCCATTGTGGATCCTCATATAAAGGTAGACAGCAACTACAAGATCCATAATGAAATCCGCTCTCGGGGTTTCTATATCAAGAATAAAGATGGTGGAGACTATGAGGGCTGGTGCTGGCCTG GAAGTGCTGGCTATCCAGACTTCTTCCGTGCAGACATGAGGGCCTGGTGGGCCAGCATGTTTGCCTATGACCAGTATGAG GGTTCAATGGAGAACCTGTACACATGGAACGACATGAATGAGCCATCAGTCTTCAATGGGCCAGAGGTCACAATGCACAAGGATGCTGTCCACGGAGCCTGGGAACATCGTGACGTGCACAACCTCTATGGCTTCTATGTG CAAATGGCCACAGCAGACGGTTTGATCCAGAGGTCAGGAGGTACAGAGCGACCATTTGTCCTGACTAGAGCTTTTTTTGCTGGGTCACAGCGCTATG GTGCTGTATGGACAGGAGACAATGCTGCTGAGTGGGACCATCTGAAGATCTCTGTTCCCATGTGTCTGAGCCTGGGTTTGGTTGGAATCTCTTTCTGTGGTG CTGATGTGGGTGGTTTCTTCAAATCTCCGAGCACTGAGCTGCTGGTCCGTTGGTACCAAACTGGGGCATACCAGCCATTCTTCAGAGCCCATGCCCACTTAGACACACCCCGCCGTGAGCCCTGGCTGTTTGGTCCAGAAAACACAGCTTTAATCCGTGAAGTGGTGCGTCAGCGCTACACCCTCCTCCCCTACTGGTACCAGCAGTTCTACCAGGCACACCGCACTGGACAGCCCGTCATGAG ACCACTTTGGGTGGAGTATCCTCAGGATCCTAGTACTTTTGCTCTAGATGACGAGTTCTTGATCG GGAGAGACTTGTTGGTCCACCCAGTGACTGAGGAGGGAGCCAGGGGAGTCACCGCCTACCTGCCTGGGAAAGGCGAG GTTTGGTTTGATGTCCACACTTTCCAGAAGCACAATGGGGCCCAAAACCTTTACATTCCTGTGACCATTAGTTCT ATCCCTGTTTTCCAGCGTGGTGGTTCAATTATTCCTAGGAAGCTGCGTGTTCGCAGGTCCTCCTCCTGCATGGAGCATGATCCATACACTCTATTTGTGGCTCTTAATCTTCAG AGAACTGCAGAGGGTGAACTCTACATAGACGATGGCCACACATTTAACTATGAAAAGAAGGAGTTTATCTACAGGAGGCTGTCATTTGCCAACAACATCCTCTCTTCTGT TAATCTTGCTCCGGACGCCCATTTTACGACTCGCTCCTGGATTGAGCGTATTGTCATACTGGGAGCCAGTAAGCCCAGCAAGGTTACGGTTAGGACTGCTG atggTCAGGAGAGCCAGGTTgagtttgaatttgatgcctCTATGTCTGTGTTGACTCTACGCAAGCCTGGCATGAATGCAGGGGCAGACTGGACTTTGAAACTCGAGTAA